One genomic window of Leptotrichia shahii includes the following:
- a CDS encoding DUF2278 family protein yields MEKYVMFRGKIVDKWYDFDKRAHYHIVAVDKNGKKYDLAINIGSIYEKKNEIISSNLKVYYRKNYFCEESVISKMLLQKSGITECNENLCLDYVRMKLFSHNKMIQMKGFDEKHVYLTGIIEKYVEKAKNNENYEVFAFGRLYANGKGLHDIHLNQGSTDKFRKNDAKYSDGGLFFRNRKSNRITAIFIAFITQSLDESF; encoded by the coding sequence ATGGAAAAATATGTTATGTTTAGAGGGAAGATTGTTGATAAATGGTATGATTTTGACAAAAGGGCTCATTATCATATTGTAGCTGTAGATAAAAATGGGAAGAAGTATGATTTGGCGATTAATATTGGGAGCATTTATGAGAAGAAAAATGAGATTATTTCTTCAAATTTGAAGGTATATTACAGGAAAAATTATTTTTGTGAAGAAAGTGTAATTTCTAAGATGTTATTACAAAAATCTGGAATTACAGAGTGTAATGAGAATTTGTGCTTGGATTATGTCAGAATGAAATTATTTTCACATAATAAAATGATTCAGATGAAGGGATTTGATGAAAAGCATGTATATTTGACAGGAATTATTGAAAAATATGTTGAAAAGGCTAAAAATAATGAAAATTATGAGGTATTTGCATTTGGGAGGCTTTATGCTAATGGGAAAGGGTTACATGATATTCATTTAAATCAGGGGAGTACAGACAAATTTAGAAAAAATGATGCCAAATATTCAGATGGTGGATTATTTTTTAGAAATAGAAAAAGCAATAGGATTACAGCCATATTTATTGCATTTATTACTCAAAGTCTAGATGAAAGTTTTTAA
- a CDS encoding energy-coupling factor ABC transporter ATP-binding protein has translation MSFITMKNLNFKYPNGTENVLNDVSLEVKKGEKVAIIGQNGAGKTTMVKMLNGLLKPVSGDVVVDDWNTKKYTVAKMSRKVGYVFQNPMDQIFHNNVYDEIAFGAKKLKYSPNEIKKMVENAIKLTELEKYQRENPYNLPYSLRKFVTIAAVIGMGSDVIVMDEPTAGQDFRGMRVLHNLIDELQKQGKTIITITHDMEFVVKNFDRVIVMTNGEVIADGDKCDIFWQFDTLKKSMVKQPYISDLARELELDEKVLNVTEFVENY, from the coding sequence ATGAGTTTTATTACTATGAAAAATTTGAATTTTAAATATCCTAATGGTACGGAAAATGTACTTAATGACGTTTCTCTTGAAGTTAAAAAAGGGGAGAAAGTTGCGATTATTGGGCAAAATGGCGCTGGGAAAACAACGATGGTAAAAATGTTGAATGGGTTGTTAAAGCCAGTAAGTGGAGATGTTGTTGTAGATGATTGGAATACAAAGAAGTATACCGTTGCCAAAATGAGCCGAAAAGTCGGATATGTCTTTCAAAATCCAATGGATCAGATATTTCATAACAATGTTTATGATGAAATAGCCTTTGGAGCAAAAAAATTAAAATATTCTCCTAATGAAATAAAAAAGATGGTAGAAAATGCCATAAAATTAACAGAACTTGAAAAATACCAAAGAGAAAATCCATATAACTTGCCATATTCATTGAGAAAATTTGTTACAATAGCCGCAGTGATTGGGATGGGTTCAGACGTTATTGTGATGGATGAGCCGACAGCAGGGCAAGATTTTAGAGGAATGAGAGTTTTGCATAATTTGATTGACGAACTTCAAAAGCAAGGGAAAACGATTATAACAATAACTCATGACATGGAATTTGTAGTAAAGAATTTTGACAGGGTAATTGTAATGACAAATGGAGAAGTTATCGCTGATGGAGATAAATGTGATATTTTTTGGCAATTTGATACGTTGAAGAAAAGTATGGTGAAACAGCCGTATATTAGTGATTTGGCTAGGGAATTGGAATTAGATGAGAAAGTTTTAAATGTTACAGAATTTGTGGAAAATTATTAA
- a CDS encoding DUF4240 domain-containing protein, whose translation MLIKIKKTDEIKLKMKREDFWKYIFISHEKAKNNNEFIDYLIDILSKKTDEEIFDFEIITFELMRESYNEKLWCASYLVNGDTASWSFDFFRLWLISQGEKIFYSIMKNQDNLSEYINISFETKFMTNYFENENFAFISAYAFARKNNSHNILNKEIIKINGKTIFRDDFIDSYNKKLNEYKRKIGYINKKYPKITFHWCTQFPSSMKEVCPVLFKKMYF comes from the coding sequence ATGCTTATAAAAATAAAAAAAACTGATGAAATAAAACTTAAAATGAAAAGGGAAGACTTTTGGAAATATATTTTTATTTCGCATGAAAAGGCTAAAAATAATAATGAATTTATAGATTATTTGATAGATATTCTATCTAAAAAAACAGATGAAGAAATTTTTGATTTTGAAATAATCACTTTTGAGTTAATGCGGGAAAGCTATAATGAAAAATTATGGTGTGCTTCGTATCTTGTAAATGGTGATACTGCGAGCTGGAGTTTTGATTTTTTCAGACTTTGGCTTATTTCACAAGGGGAAAAGATATTTTATTCAATTATGAAAAATCAGGATAATTTGTCAGAATATATCAATATATCATTTGAGACAAAATTTATGACGAATTATTTTGAAAATGAAAATTTTGCTTTCATTTCAGCTTATGCCTTTGCTAGAAAAAATAATTCACATAATATTTTAAATAAAGAAATTATTAAAATTAACGGTAAAACCATTTTTAGAGATGATTTTATTGACAGTTATAATAAAAAATTAAATGAATATAAAAGAAAAATAGGCTACATAAATAAAAAATATCCAAAAATAACATTTCACTGGTGTACACAATTTCCAAGCAGTATGAAGGAAGTTTGCCCAGTTTTGTTTAAGAAAATGTATTTTTAG
- a CDS encoding 5'-methylthioadenosine/adenosylhomocysteine nucleosidase: MIGIIGAVIEEAEAIKKEIKDIKSNVINGISFFTGKFNDKDVVFVQSGIGKVNAAITATLLIEKFEVNEVIFSGVAGSLDEKLKVGDVVIGCDIVQHDVDATAFGYKMGQIPQMKEWAFESDKELIEKTGNISDFDHHIFYGRILTGDQFVSKKDLKIQLGKDFEALCVDMESGAVAQVCTRLGVKFLIIRSISDSITDESGMEYETFVKLAAKNSTKILENII, encoded by the coding sequence ATGATAGGAATTATTGGGGCAGTGATTGAAGAAGCTGAAGCAATAAAAAAGGAAATTAAGGACATTAAGTCAAACGTAATAAATGGAATATCTTTTTTTACTGGGAAATTTAATGATAAAGATGTTGTTTTTGTACAATCTGGAATTGGGAAGGTGAATGCCGCAATTACAGCGACTTTATTAATAGAAAAATTTGAAGTAAATGAAGTTATTTTTTCTGGGGTAGCTGGATCATTGGATGAAAAATTGAAAGTTGGAGATGTTGTTATAGGGTGTGATATTGTTCAGCATGATGTTGATGCTACAGCATTTGGGTATAAAATGGGACAGATTCCACAAATGAAAGAATGGGCTTTTGAATCGGATAAGGAACTGATTGAAAAGACTGGAAATATATCTGATTTTGATCATCATATATTTTATGGAAGAATTTTGACTGGAGATCAGTTTGTGAGTAAAAAGGATTTGAAGATTCAGCTTGGGAAGGATTTTGAAGCACTTTGCGTGGATATGGAAAGTGGAGCTGTAGCTCAAGTCTGTACAAGATTAGGTGTGAAATTTTTAATAATTCGTTCAATTTCTGATTCAATCACAGATGAATCTGGTATGGAGTATGAAACTTTTGTAAAATTAGCAGCAAAAAATTCTACAAAAATATTGGAAAATATAATTTAA
- a CDS encoding energy-coupling factor ABC transporter ATP-binding protein, with protein MGYFKIENVNYKYPLEDKQALKNINIEIKKGEFWAVIGKNGSGKTTFCNMLRRFVPDFYKGELTGKITLEDKELKNYSQKELVQKIGFVFQNPFTQISGVKDTVFEEIAYGLENLGLEKEEIISRVEEILKLLEIEKLRDRNPYDLSGGQKQRVALASIIAMNPDVLVIDEPTSQLDPKGTEDIFKIINLMANEGKTIILVEHKLELIAEYAQNILVLDEGEIILSGKAKEVLNNKILLEKEIGMTQYSILAYELEKTGKVELEEIPITKEKTVELLKK; from the coding sequence ATGGGTTATTTCAAAATAGAAAATGTGAACTACAAATATCCGCTTGAAGACAAACAAGCCTTGAAAAATATTAATATCGAGATAAAAAAAGGCGAATTTTGGGCTGTAATTGGAAAAAATGGGAGTGGGAAAACGACATTTTGTAATATGTTAAGGCGGTTCGTGCCTGATTTCTACAAAGGGGAACTGACAGGAAAAATAACGCTGGAAGATAAAGAGCTGAAAAATTATTCTCAAAAGGAACTTGTGCAGAAGATTGGATTTGTATTTCAGAATCCGTTTACGCAAATTAGCGGAGTAAAAGATACCGTTTTTGAGGAAATTGCTTATGGGCTCGAAAATTTAGGATTAGAGAAAGAAGAAATAATTTCTAGGGTTGAAGAAATATTGAAACTGCTTGAAATTGAAAAGCTGCGTGACAGAAATCCTTATGATTTGTCTGGCGGACAAAAGCAAAGAGTGGCACTTGCCTCAATTATCGCAATGAATCCTGATGTTCTAGTCATTGATGAGCCAACTTCACAGCTTGATCCAAAAGGAACAGAAGATATTTTTAAAATTATAAATTTAATGGCAAATGAGGGAAAAACAATAATTCTGGTTGAACATAAACTTGAACTTATTGCAGAATATGCCCAAAATATCCTTGTTCTTGATGAAGGGGAAATAATTTTGAGCGGAAAAGCTAAGGAAGTTTTAAATAATAAAATCTTGCTGGAAAAGGAAATTGGTATGACACAGTATTCGATACTTGCCTATGAACTTGAAAAAACAGGAAAAGTTGAGCTTGAAGAAATTCCTATAACAAAGGAAAAAACAGTGGAGTTATTGAAAAAATAA
- a CDS encoding histidine kinase, giving the protein MKSLKEDFSLMSSLLIPVAVAINFTGFGLIKLLQVPIFLDSIGTVFISLIAGPWVGIVTAVITSLITGSFSPEYFAFIPVAVIMALAMGFLARFRMKNIVIKTLVCAFCLVFIAIVVSAPIIVMVYGGNTGNSTFGVTAFFLATGQNIWTAVFSTNFITETTDKIITAIVAMAIIKAMSPRYLIKFKYGENYINNQKDRI; this is encoded by the coding sequence ATGAAAAGTTTAAAAGAGGATTTTTCTTTAATGTCAAGTTTGTTGATACCAGTAGCAGTAGCTATTAATTTTACAGGTTTTGGACTTATTAAATTACTACAAGTTCCAATATTTCTAGATTCAATTGGAACAGTATTTATCAGCCTTATAGCAGGACCTTGGGTTGGAATTGTAACCGCTGTTATTACAAGTTTAATTACAGGAAGTTTTTCTCCTGAATATTTTGCATTTATACCAGTGGCAGTAATTATGGCACTTGCTATGGGATTTTTAGCAAGATTTAGAATGAAAAATATTGTAATAAAAACATTAGTATGTGCATTTTGCCTTGTATTTATTGCAATAGTTGTATCTGCACCAATAATAGTAATGGTTTATGGTGGAAATACTGGAAATTCCACATTTGGAGTAACTGCATTTTTCCTAGCAACAGGTCAAAATATTTGGACAGCTGTTTTTAGTACGAATTTTATTACAGAAACAACCGACAAAATTATAACAGCAATAGTTGCAATGGCAATAATTAAAGCAATGTCGCCTAGATATTTGATAAAATTCAAATATGGAGAAAATTATATAAATAATCAAAAGGATAGAATATAA
- a CDS encoding type I phosphomannose isomerase catalytic subunit translates to MLYPMKFKKFFVEKVWGGREFETKLGMKLPEGKKIGESWEVSAHPNGMGIVENGALAGQRLDDIYKEYRGELTGKKVYEKYPNKFPLLIKYLDVNDRLSIQVHPSDETALKKHNEFGKSESWYIMEASDDATLIMGMKPGITKEKFLEKVEKNDFDGLFEEKSVKKGDFIDITPGTVHASLKGSVIFAEIQQNSDVTYRIYDFDRIDKNGKKRELHLQDSADVIDFGKEVEIKNTDFDESENRKDILRKNIIEKEYYSIEKIRFNSCFEDTNAESMTIYSFLEGEGKIVWEDNGELSVKKGETVLIPVGIKTKTVGNFEILRTII, encoded by the coding sequence ATGTTATATCCGATGAAGTTTAAAAAATTTTTTGTGGAAAAAGTGTGGGGTGGACGTGAATTTGAAACAAAATTAGGAATGAAGCTGCCTGAAGGTAAAAAAATTGGAGAGTCTTGGGAAGTATCGGCACATCCTAATGGAATGGGTATTGTAGAAAATGGTGCTTTGGCTGGACAAAGACTGGATGATATTTACAAGGAGTATAGAGGAGAACTTACGGGAAAAAAGGTTTATGAAAAATATCCAAATAAATTTCCGCTTCTTATAAAATATCTGGATGTAAATGACAGACTTTCTATTCAAGTCCATCCAAGTGATGAAACTGCCTTAAAAAAACATAATGAATTTGGGAAAAGCGAATCTTGGTACATAATGGAGGCGAGTGATGATGCGACTTTAATTATGGGAATGAAGCCTGGTATTACAAAGGAAAAATTTTTGGAAAAAGTAGAAAAAAATGATTTTGATGGATTATTTGAAGAAAAGTCTGTAAAAAAAGGGGATTTTATTGATATTACGCCAGGTACAGTTCACGCTTCATTAAAAGGGAGTGTAATTTTTGCAGAAATTCAGCAAAATTCAGATGTTACTTATAGAATTTATGATTTTGACAGAATTGATAAAAATGGGAAGAAAAGGGAACTGCATTTGCAGGATTCGGCTGATGTGATTGATTTTGGAAAAGAAGTAGAAATTAAGAATACTGATTTTGATGAATCTGAAAATAGAAAAGATATTTTGAGAAAGAATATTATAGAAAAAGAATATTATTCAATTGAGAAAATAAGATTTAATAGTTGTTTTGAAGATACAAATGCTGAAAGTATGACGATTTACTCGTTTCTTGAAGGAGAAGGGAAAATTGTGTGGGAAGACAATGGAGAACTTTCTGTTAAAAAGGGTGAAACAGTTTTAATTCCTGTTGGAATTAAGACAAAAACTGTTGGGAATTTTGAAATTTTAAGAACAATAATTTAA
- a CDS encoding energy-coupling factor transporter transmembrane component T: MKKDFFKKLYPLTKLYLALTLIISAFIAPSHIYDYSMIIICGIIVSFENKLKVYSKRIFLSLFWLFTAIFIIQSLFIPAGEVWVKFGFISVYKEGVMKAVGLTSKLTAIVSALTMLTLITPIKDFTLALEKKGLNPKAAFILMLTLQTIPEMKKQANVIMDSQKARGIETEGNILVRAKALIPIFIPLVLSSIANTEERAITLESRGFSVGEKRTILYDIKETKNDKIMKIMLAIFIVLCIVWRVLWVISK, encoded by the coding sequence ATGAAAAAAGATTTTTTTAAAAAGCTTTACCCGCTGACAAAACTATATTTGGCTTTAACATTGATAATATCAGCATTTATTGCTCCAAGTCACATTTATGATTATTCAATGATAATAATTTGTGGAATTATAGTTTCTTTTGAAAATAAATTGAAAGTTTATAGTAAAAGAATATTTTTAAGTTTATTTTGGCTTTTTACAGCGATATTTATTATTCAAAGCCTTTTTATACCAGCAGGTGAGGTATGGGTAAAATTTGGATTTATTTCAGTTTATAAGGAAGGAGTAATGAAAGCTGTAGGTTTGACATCTAAATTAACGGCAATTGTAAGCGCTTTAACAATGCTGACTTTAATAACTCCAATAAAAGACTTTACTCTTGCACTTGAAAAAAAAGGATTAAATCCGAAAGCTGCATTTATTTTAATGCTTACTTTGCAAACGATACCCGAAATGAAAAAGCAAGCAAATGTCATTATGGATTCGCAAAAGGCGAGGGGAATTGAAACTGAAGGAAATATCCTTGTCAGGGCAAAAGCGCTAATTCCCATATTTATTCCGCTTGTACTTTCTTCCATTGCAAATACAGAAGAGCGGGCAATTACATTAGAATCACGTGGATTTTCTGTTGGAGAAAAGAGAACAATATTATACGATATTAAAGAAACAAAAAATGATAAAATTATGAAAATTATGCTGGCCATTTTTATAGTGCTGTGTATTGTATGGAGGGTGTTATGGGTTATTTCAAAATAG
- a CDS encoding macro domain-containing protein: protein MKPKDLKNRIVLVKGDITEYPADVIVNAANSSLLGGSGVDGAIHRKGGREITEDCMKIRDSQGKCNVGEAVITRAGNMPFKNVIHTVGPVWQSGKNNETKLFAERLLKKAYISSLELAEKNKLKNISFPNISTGVYRFPKDLAAKTAINAVVEYLEKSDFIEKVNFVCFENENFEIYRKLLEEKGIL from the coding sequence ATGAAACCAAAAGATTTAAAAAATAGAATCGTTCTTGTAAAAGGCGATATTACCGAATATCCTGCTGATGTGATTGTTAATGCCGCAAATTCTTCCTTGCTTGGAGGCAGTGGTGTTGATGGTGCAATTCATAGAAAAGGCGGAAGAGAAATAACAGAAGATTGTATGAAAATACGTGATTCTCAAGGGAAATGCAACGTTGGGGAAGCTGTTATTACAAGAGCAGGAAATATGCCATTTAAAAATGTAATTCATACAGTTGGACCTGTCTGGCAGTCAGGAAAAAATAATGAAACAAAATTGTTTGCAGAAAGACTGTTAAAAAAAGCCTATATCTCAAGTTTAGAATTGGCTGAAAAAAATAAACTGAAAAATATTTCCTTTCCAAATATCTCGACTGGAGTGTATAGATTTCCAAAAGATTTAGCTGCAAAAACGGCTATTAACGCTGTGGTAGAATATTTGGAGAAAAGCGATTTTATAGAAAAAGTAAATTTTGTATGTTTTGAAAATGAAAATTTTGAGATTTATAGAAAGTTATTGGAAGAGAAAGGGATTTTATAA
- a CDS encoding cell envelope integrity protein TolA produces the protein MSFRLNPFKVMRAVGIVAIVVYGVVLVTGYKKSKVTTTESVTKDMKIRNKDFYKSKDYKNNLTLPNQVVENNNEAVAKELEQTKPAETVDLQKDSDTSKQQTDSKVADKNKKKEEQVKLEMQKQAQQKLAEQKQQEKSKIAAKQAELKKQQQLEAARKEQAAAQARAEAARQQAREEENKKAREEAAKRARENAKKHQGSKKYIQVASVTTEASARGIAKKLGGNFYYKKTTVNGKTAYVVMSNMTDNPNTLKAMENQAKRAGSGYMIRSVGK, from the coding sequence ATGAGTTTTCGATTAAATCCGTTTAAAGTGATGAGAGCTGTAGGAATTGTTGCAATTGTAGTTTACGGCGTAGTACTTGTTACAGGATATAAGAAATCAAAGGTAACTACAACTGAAAGTGTTACAAAAGATATGAAAATACGGAATAAAGATTTTTATAAATCAAAAGATTATAAAAATAATCTGACTTTACCAAATCAAGTTGTAGAAAATAATAATGAAGCGGTTGCAAAGGAGTTAGAGCAAACTAAACCCGCAGAAACTGTAGATCTACAAAAAGATTCAGATACCAGTAAGCAGCAAACTGATAGCAAAGTGGCAGATAAAAATAAAAAAAAGGAAGAACAGGTAAAATTAGAAATGCAAAAACAGGCTCAACAAAAGCTAGCTGAACAAAAACAACAGGAAAAATCAAAAATTGCAGCAAAACAAGCTGAACTAAAAAAACAGCAACAGTTAGAAGCGGCAAGAAAAGAACAAGCGGCAGCACAAGCAAGGGCAGAGGCGGCTAGACAGCAGGCAAGAGAAGAAGAAAATAAAAAAGCAAGAGAGGAAGCAGCAAAACGAGCTAGAGAAAATGCCAAAAAGCATCAAGGATCTAAAAAATACATTCAAGTAGCTTCAGTAACGACAGAAGCTTCAGCAAGAGGAATAGCCAAGAAACTTGGTGGAAACTTTTATTATAAAAAAACAACTGTAAATGGTAAAACAGCCTATGTAGTAATGTCGAATATGACAGATAATCCTAATACACTAAAAGCGATGGAAAATCAAGCTAAAAGAGCAGGCAGTGGTTATATGATCCGTTCAGTTGGGAAATAG